Proteins co-encoded in one Pelobates fuscus isolate aPelFus1 chromosome 5, aPelFus1.pri, whole genome shotgun sequence genomic window:
- the LOC134612261 gene encoding uncharacterized protein LOC134612261 — protein sequence MSKLLKCRCSEVADVPKWPMFRSGRCSEVADVPKWPMFRSGRCSEVADVPKWPMFRSGRCSEVADVPKWPMFRSGRCSEVADVPKWPMFRSGRCSEVADVPKWPMFRSGRCSEVADVPKMPMFRRCRCSEDADVPKMPMFRRCRCSEDADVPKMPMFRRCRCSEDADVPKMPMFRRCRCSEDADVPKMPMFRRCRCSEDADVPKMPMFRRCRCSEDADVPKMPMFRRCRCSEDADVPKMPMFRRCRCSEDADVPKCRCSEDADVPKCRCSEVPMFRSADVPKMPMFRRCRCSENPGS from the coding sequence atgtccaaattgctgaagtgccgatgTTCCGAAGTGGCCGATGTTCCGAAGTGGCCGATGTTCCGAAGTGGCCGATGTTCCGAAGTGGCCGATGTTCCGAAGTGGCCGATGTTCCGAAGTGGCCGATGTTCCGAAGTGGCCGATGTTCCGAAGTGGCCGATGTTCCGAAGTGGCCGATGTTCCGAAGTGGCCGATGTTCCGAAGTGGCCGATGTTCCGAAGTGGCCGATGTTCCGAAGTGGCCGATGTTCCGAAGTGGCCGATGTTCCGAAGTGGCCGATGTTCCGAAGTGGCCGATGTTCCGAAGTGGCCGATGTTCCGAAGTGGCCGATGTTCCGAAGTGGCCGATGTTCCGAAGATGCCGATGTTCCGAAGATGCCGATGTTCCGAAGATGCCGATGTTCCGAAGATGCCGATGTTCCGAAGATGCCGATGTTCCGAAGATGCCGATGTTCCGAAGATGCCGATGTTCCGAAGATGCCGATGTTCCGAAGATGCCGATGTTCCGAAGATGCCGATGTTCCGAAGATGCCGATGTTCCGAAGATGCCGATGTTCCGAAGATGCCGATGTTCCGAAGATGCCGATGTTCCGAAGATGCCGATGTTCCGAAGATGCCGATGTTCCGAAGATGCCGATGTTCCGAAGATGCCGATGTTCCGAAGATGCCGATGTTCCGAAGATGCCGATGTTCCGAAGATGCCGATGTTCCGAAGATGCCGATGTTCCGAAGATGCCGATGTTCCGAAGATGCCGATGTTCCGAAGTGCCGATGTTCCGAAGATGCCGATGTTCCGAAGTGCCGATGTTCCGAAGTGCCGATGTTCCGAAGTGCCGATGTTCCGAAGATGCCGATGTTCCGAAGATGCCGATGTTCCGAA